The following nucleotide sequence is from Acidobacteriota bacterium.
TTCGAGCATCGCACTTTTTACGTCGGCTGGCTGCGCTAACAGCCAGCGTAAATTCTCTTGGTTGATCTCAGGTTTGGACATTTCGGGTCTCCTTGTTGGGTTTTTGATTGACAGAATTTCAACTAAGAATCCCGCTCTGCCAAGCCCGCCCCTTTGAAGGAATTTTAATTAAGTTTTGGACAATGCCAAAATCGCGGAGGCACTATGAACTTTATAGTGAGTAAATCAGTTTTCTTAAAAGAGTTAAATTCGATTCAAGGAGTGGTCGAAAGGAAGAACACCATTCCTATTCTTTCAAACCTGTTGCTGGAGACTAATGATGGAGGTATTTCAATTAAGGGAACAGACTTAGATTTATCGATTATCACTGGCTGTGAAGCTGAGATTAAAAAACCTGGCGCTATCTGTGTACAAGCAAAAAAGCTCTTTGAGATTATTCGAGCACTGCCAGAATCTGAAATTGAGGTCAAATGCACTGAGCAGGATCAAGTTCTTCTAACATGCGAACGTTCTAAGTTTAAATTGGTAGGATTGAGCAAAGAAAATTTCCCAGAGGTAAACTCTTTCGCGGGACCCTTTACGTCTTTGCCCGCCTCCCTGATGAATACATTTATTAACCGTACAGTATTTGCTATCACCAATGAAGAATCGCGCTATGCTTTAAATGGTGCCAAATTTGAGCTTTCTGAGCTTGGTGTGAGGATGGTGGCCACAGATGGACATCGGTTGTCATTTATTGAAAAGGTTGATAAGTTTTATGAGGGCGAGAAGGTAGATGTCTTGATTCCGCGTAAGACATTGAGTGAGTTAACAAAACTCAGTGCTGAAGCCAATGGGGTCCTTGAATTTGGCAAAGATGATAATCATCTTTATTTCAAAGTGGATAAGCGCTTGTTATGTTCTCGTACTCTTAGCGGTCAGTTTCCAAATTATGAATTGGTGCTGCCCAAGGATAAGCGTACACCTGTGGTATTTGAGAATGCCAGATTATTTAGCGCTATTAAGCGTGTTGCGTTAATGGCTGACGAAAAATCTCATTCCATCAAATTTGAGCTAACGGATGGGCAAGTCCGGATTACATCTCAAGCGGCGGATATAGGTGAATCAGAAGACATTCTCACTACAGATTATAGCGGACCAGCGATTACGATTGGGTTTAATGCCCAGTATTTGCTTGATTTCTTTAGTGTCATCCAGGATGGTGATGTGATTTTTGATCTTAAAGACAGCAGTTCACAGGTTCAACTTAGGTCGGCTTTAGAAAGTGGATATGATTTTCGTTATATCGTAATGCCAATGCGGCTATAGTTGTGATTCCTCTTAAGCGTAATTAATAGCCTACTTACGGAACCTTTGTTAAAAAGGATCGTTATTACTGGCACGGGTGAACCTCCTGATAACGGCGACCATAGCAAGTCTGGGGTGGGTTCTAGGCTATGGTCGCCATTTTTTGTCTAACTTCGCTAAGTCAACTTAGCAGCTTTCCTTCTTGCTTCTCAAAGTCATCTTCTAAATTTAGTTGAATTGTACCTCCAGCATCGCTAAAAAAGTCAGCTAAGCCCGCCTTTCTTCGTTGATAACGACGCCAGTAAAAAAAGCTGCTTCCCGCAAGCGTCCCAAGTATTGCTGCTAGTGAGAGCATGAGTCCTATCCAGTAAAATGTTCTAAGTAATATCACTGCAGTTTCTGAAGCTTCTTCCAAAGCTGCAGCGTCAGGCGGACGGTATTCTAAGGGAATATTGCGAAATGTTTTGCCCTCCCAATATACCACTGCCGTGTACTTAAGCTCTCCAAGTATGGCTTCAGCGGCCTTCATATCTTTGACAGGATTCGCGACGGCCACATAATTCCCGACCCTTTTGAGCAGCATTTGGGAGCGGGCAGTTTCTGACAAGGTCGCTTTCAATGACTCAATTTTGAGGTAAGCGTCCGTTGCTAATTGCGGGGTATGAAATTCCAGCAGCAGTAATCCAAAAGGCGTCTCAGATGACTCATATTCCGCCGATACAGCTTCAGTTCCACCATCAAACTTGACAATCTCTTTTAGAAAACCGAAACGCGGGTGAATGGCAAGCACTAGGGGGCCAATAAAGTAAATCTGCCCTTCCGCCAATTTTTTTGTCTTTGGCAAGTGACTTGGCAAGGAGGGAAGGGAGTCGTTTAGGATCGGAAACACTCTTAATAGCCCGTCGAAAAACTCTGAATTTACAGATACCTCGCTCTTCTCTTGTCGTACTCGTATTACTTGGCTATTGGTCCAGAATTGGCGCCGGTTTTTAGTTTCTTTTGAGCGTAGATAAGTGAAGAACCCATAGGCACTGGATGGGAACCGCATCTCAAACACTTCAACCTGATAATGATCCGAACCGTTGGTATAATTAGCAATTATGACTGAGTTCAGTCCATACTCAAGACCGATTTCGCTATCCGGTATGCTTGCGCACTCACTTCCCTTAAGTACGCGAATCACCCCGGTTGGTTTCCATTTATTACCAATATTTCCAGGTAATTGCACTGGCGAGTCTGGCAGGCCTTTCTGTTGAGGGGTTGGCTCAGCGCACCATGCAATGAGCGTATTGATACCTTGGAACAAGGGAGCGGCAATAAAAATTACTGTGAAGACAAGAAGCGTTAGGCTTCGTAGTTGAGATGCTGACAAAACAGTCCCTCCTGTGTCGCTTAAGCCGATGGGTCTGCGTCGCTGGCAAGCGAAAGGGAGACGAGCAACGCTTAAAAGTTGTGACGAGCAATCAATTCCTGCGACGTAGTTGTGTCAAGATCAGATTTGCGTACTGACGTGGATTGCGGACGCTTTTCAAGGTTATTTTATCTGCCGTTCCAACACTGTCAATTAGCACATCGCCAATGCCAAGAAGTCTGTCGGGCAAACTCTGATAAATGGACACATTGTTAATGTGCCGCAGCGCCAGGTTTTGTGATGTTCTCGAAAATAATCCTTGCTCAAGCTCAATTTTCTCAGGCCGCAACGTATAGATGATGTGATTTCTTTTCAGGTGTCTAATTAACGGGCTGCTGAAGAAAACAAGAACTGCGGTCCCCACCCAAATTACAGACCACTCCAAATAAGCGATCAGGATGGTCGCCGCTACTGTAACCAGCGCCGCCAGAGCGTAGGATATTGCAATCTTAAAAAAAGCTGGTCGCACGCTAAACAGACACCTCTCAATAGCTAGAGCGCTGTCGTCTAGTTTTTCTGGATAGGCATGCAAAAGCTTGTTTGTGTCAGAAACGTCGTCATACCTGCGCGCCCCGCAATCAAGGCATTGAGGCGACTCCAATGAAAGTTGCTTGCCGCAATTGTGACAAAACATAGCTCAAGGTGGCGTCTTATGGTTGTAATAACTCGGTTAAAACTTTGCCTCTTGATGTCGGGTGCTGTATCCCAAGAATCCGGGCGATACTGGGTGCAACATCTGTTAGGTGCGCTAACCCAAAACTTCCTTTGGGTTCTATTCCCTTACCAAAAGCGATGAACACCGGGCGCATTTCCAAACGTTGCGGTGAGAAACCTGTGGCGGCTCGCACACTGGTTTTAGATAATATGTTGCCTTTTGTCGCAGTTCCAAACATGTAATTTGGAGCTGTATCAAGCATAAGTGCTGCTTGGGGCAATGTCGCCATCCGCGAGAGTTCTTGCCGAGTAAAAATACGCCAGACTGGACTGTCGGGTATTTGATGAATTTCACGGAAAATCTTCTCAACAGATTGCTCATCAGCCGGGCTCTTTACAAAGATGGCCGCCGCACCTTCCAGCGCTTGGGCGACCGCTTTCCAAGCCGCGATATTGCCTTGCGTATCCACCGTCAACCAGCCTTTTTTCGCTAGCACAACATTGGGATTGAACTCGTTTTCGACAGCGGCCATTCCCGTATCTGACACGACCAAAAAAGTCGTCTGGTCTCGTGTTTTGGCTTTTTCCGTAGCGGTCAATATCTGCTCAATCCATGAGTCCAAATGCTGCAAGGTTGTATCCACTTCTTTGCTCCTAATGCCAAACTGACTTTGCGTCCAGTAGAGCGATCTGAAATTGATCAATAGCAAATTTGGTTTTACGGCTTCAATCAATTCACACGCCTTCTGCGCGCGCTGCTCGTCCATGTTCAATGCTTGTGTGTAGACGTCGCTCTTACGCTTTTTGTTCGCGGTTGGCTCATTCAGTGACTGTTTAGGATAGTCCGGATAGTTAAACTTGATAGTTGCGCCAGTAGTAAGTTTGTAACCGATGGCGGCAACATTTAGCCCTGCCTTTGAAGCACTCTCCCAGACGAAGACATTCTTCTTCGCCTTTTCCTGTGGTTCTACAGCCAGCTTCAGCGCTGCTGCAAAATTATTATCGTTTGAGTAGATCCCATGATCGGCTGGGAGCATACCCGTAGCAATCGTCGCCTGCGCCGGTTGGGTGAGCGATGGATAGACCCCCTCAACGGCGTTGGCCACGACACCTTGAACCATTGCTGCGTTTAATTTGGGTAACTGTTCGCGCCCCGCATTCAATAAATCTGCTCCAAGACCGCTCACCAGGATCATTACGACATGGGAACTAATTTTCGGTGGTGCTGGTTTAAGTGTGGGAGTGGCCTTGGGTGTTTCTGCCGGTCGTTGGGCCAGATTCATTCCCAGTGGGAATAATAGATAGGGCGCTATGTAAAACAGAAATCTGGTTAATTTCGTCGGCATGGCTCTCAACAATTCGCGTTGAACAGTTTCATCTTGCTTATCGAACACGAGCGGTGCGAATGGCCGTTATCATCTCACGCACGGCTTGATCCAAACCAATAAAGGCGGCACGCGCAATGATGTTATGCCCGATATTGAACTCTTCGATTTCAGAGATGCAGGCTATTGCATTCACATTTCGATAGGTCAGCCCATGACCCGCAGCCACTTTTAACCCGGCACGCACAGCGGTCTTGGCTGCCGCACGTATGCGTTCGATTTCAACTTCGATCTCTTTGGTTCGGCGTACAGTCAAATCACCTGGTTGTTCATTTAAGCGCGCGTAATGCGCCGTGCAAATTTCGATCTGAAAAGCGCCGAGCTTGGCGGACTCCTTGATCTGTTTTACGTCGGGGTCAATGAATAGACTGACGAAGATTCCCGCCGACCGCAGCTTTTCGATGGCTGCCTGGATAGCTAGCCTGTTTGAGATAACGTCTAAGCCGCCCTCGGTCGTGATTTCTTGCGGTCGTTCGGGAACCAGGGTGACGACATCAGGTTTTACGCGTAGGGCAATCTCCACCATTTCAGCCGTTGCGGCCATCTCTACATTCAAATGCGTAACTACAACTTGCTTCAATGCCAGCAGATCGTAATCCTGAATATGGCGGCGGTCGCTGCGAAGATGTGTAGTAATGCCATCCGCCCCTGCCAATTCGCAGATGACTGCCGCAGCCGCAGGGTTCGGTTCGTTGGTGCGGCGTGCCTGGCGGATGGTGGCAATGTGGTCAATGTTGACGTTGAGCCTGCTCATCTCTTTTGTGGTTCCGATTTCAGATTAGCGATTTGCGCATCCAGATTATATTTGCCAGTCAGGTCGTTCCAGCGAATCGTTGAAACTTCTAAAAACGCTTTGAGCGGCGAGCCAATGACGTGCAACTTTGATCCTTCAACGTGATTCCAGCGCACGGGCGTTTCCAGCAGTCGCCAGCCCAGTTTTTTGGCTATGAAGAGTACTTCCGGATCGAAGCCAAACCCTTCAATTCGTTGCAACGGGAAGATGGATTGTACGGCCTCGCGGCGAAAGGCCTTGAAGCCGCATTGTGTATCTTTGAAATTCAAACCGGTGAATGCGTATTGTACCCAGTTCGCGCCGCGCCCGATGTTTTCGCGCAACCATGTCTGATGTGTTCCGATCAAGCTGCGGTCAAGGGCGCGCGAACCGAAGACGACGTCATAACGATCTTCGGCAATCGGCCCAACTACTTTTGGTATTTCGCTGGTAGGGGTCGCCAGATCTGCATCGTAAAACAATGCGATTTTGCCCTTGGCTTGCAGCATCCCATGCCGTACTGCATAGCCTTTGCCGCGATTGCCAGGGTTGTGTAGCAAGCGCAAGCGGCCAGCGGCGCGTGGCTCGTACTCAAAGACACGGTCGGCGGTCTTGTCGCGCGAACCGTCATTCACGACGATCACTTCACTTTCGTAACTTTGCGCATCCAGATATTCAAACGTTCCGGTGAGCGTTTTTCCGATCCGCGCTTCTTCGTTATAAGCCGGAATGACGATGGATAGAAACGGCATCTCTTTTTGCATCTCCATAACAGAAACGGAACTCTACCCCACTTTGTTCGTCGGGCAAAGCTGCAAAATGTTCCATCCGCTACGCTGGACGGTGTATAGGGTGAATGCTAAGATGCCCGCCACCTCAGGTAGCACAGTATGCACGAATCCAGTTCCAAATTGCTCGCCACTTTATTTGCGGAAAGCCGTGTTTACACCGTAAGCGAATTGAACGAGGGCATCAAAGAAGTTCTCGAGTCAGAGTTCTTTACCTTGCATGTGCAGGGTGAGATTTCCAATTACAAACGCCACACGTCCGGGCATTGGTACTTTACGCTCAAAGATGCGCACTCTCAGTTGCGCGCCGTTTTTTTTCGCCAGTGGAATCGGCTGCTGCGATTCGAGCCAGAAAATGGATTGGAAGTGCGCTTACGTGGGCGTTTGAGCGTTTATGAGCCGCGCGGTGAATATCAGATCGTGGTTGAAACTGTCGAGCCGGTTGGCGTCGGCACCTTGCAATTGGCTTTTCAACAACAGGTCAAACGGCTTTCGGCGGATGGCTTGTTTGATGAGGCGCGCAAACGTTCTTTGCCCGCCTATCCGCGTTGCATAGGGATTGTGACATCGCCTGTGGGCGCGGTCTTGCGCGACATGCTTCAAATCCTGCTACGTCGAAACCCGGCCATCAACATTTTGATTGCTCCCGTGCGTGTGCAAGGCAACGGCGCGGCCGGCGAAATTGCCGATGCCATACGCTTGCTCAATAGATACGCAAAACAACGCGGCAATCAACTTGACGTGATCATTGTCGGGCGCGGCGGCGGTTCGATGGAAGACTTATGGGCTTTCAACGAAGAACAAGTTGCGCGGGCAATTTTTTCATCCGAACTCCCGGTGGTTTCGGCCGTGGGTCACGAAACTGATTATACGATTGCCGACTTTGTAGCCGACTTGCGCGCGCCGACACCTTCAGCGGCGGCGGAGTTGGTGGCTGTGGAAGCTTCGGCACTGATTGCCCGTTTTGAGGCGCTACAGGAGAACCTACGGCGCGCCACGATCTATTACCTGCTACGCCGCCGGCAGCAACTCCGCAATTTGACCGAGAGCCGTGGTTTTACTGATGCTGCCCAGTTGGTGATTGATTTCGCGGTACGACGGCGCGAATTGGAAGAACGGGCTGCGTCCGCTTTGAAAGAGAATTTTCGCCGCGCAGTTTGGCGGCTGCTGGACTTGCAGCGTCGCTTATCCGCGACCGACTTCCGCGCGCCGATTTTGCTTCATCAGACTAAGCTTGTTTCCCTGACCCAACGGTTAGAGAGGGCGTTGCAACGTCGGGTTGAACGTGAAGCGCGCAAACTGGCAATCGCGGCCAGTAAGCTAGATACACTTTCGCCGCTGTCAGTA
It contains:
- a CDS encoding PH domain-containing protein, whose product is MFCHNCGKQLSLESPQCLDCGARRYDDVSDTNKLLHAYPEKLDDSALAIERCLFSVRPAFFKIAISYALAALVTVAATILIAYLEWSVIWVGTAVLVFFSSPLIRHLKRNHIIYTLRPEKIELEQGLFSRTSQNLALRHINNVSIYQSLPDRLLGIGDVLIDSVGTADKITLKSVRNPRQYANLILTQLRRRN
- a CDS encoding alkaline phosphatase family protein, translated to MPTKLTRFLFYIAPYLLFPLGMNLAQRPAETPKATPTLKPAPPKISSHVVMILVSGLGADLLNAGREQLPKLNAAMVQGVVANAVEGVYPSLTQPAQATIATGMLPADHGIYSNDNNFAAALKLAVEPQEKAKKNVFVWESASKAGLNVAAIGYKLTTGATIKFNYPDYPKQSLNEPTANKKRKSDVYTQALNMDEQRAQKACELIEAVKPNLLLINFRSLYWTQSQFGIRSKEVDTTLQHLDSWIEQILTATEKAKTRDQTTFLVVSDTGMAAVENEFNPNVVLAKKGWLTVDTQGNIAAWKAVAQALEGAAAIFVKSPADEQSVEKIFREIHQIPDSPVWRIFTRQELSRMATLPQAALMLDTAPNYMFGTATKGNILSKTSVRAATGFSPQRLEMRPVFIAFGKGIEPKGSFGLAHLTDVAPSIARILGIQHPTSRGKVLTELLQP
- a CDS encoding pyridoxine 5'-phosphate synthase, coding for MSRLNVNIDHIATIRQARRTNEPNPAAAAVICELAGADGITTHLRSDRRHIQDYDLLALKQVVVTHLNVEMAATAEMVEIALRVKPDVVTLVPERPQEITTEGGLDVISNRLAIQAAIEKLRSAGIFVSLFIDPDVKQIKESAKLGAFQIEICTAHYARLNEQPGDLTVRRTKEIEVEIERIRAAAKTAVRAGLKVAAGHGLTYRNVNAIACISEIEEFNIGHNIIARAAFIGLDQAVREMITAIRTARVR
- a CDS encoding glycosyltransferase family 2 protein; protein product: MQKEMPFLSIVIPAYNEEARIGKTLTGTFEYLDAQSYESEVIVVNDGSRDKTADRVFEYEPRAAGRLRLLHNPGNRGKGYAVRHGMLQAKGKIALFYDADLATPTSEIPKVVGPIAEDRYDVVFGSRALDRSLIGTHQTWLRENIGRGANWVQYAFTGLNFKDTQCGFKAFRREAVQSIFPLQRIEGFGFDPEVLFIAKKLGWRLLETPVRWNHVEGSKLHVIGSPLKAFLEVSTIRWNDLTGKYNLDAQIANLKSEPQKR
- a CDS encoding exodeoxyribonuclease VII large subunit encodes the protein MHESSSKLLATLFAESRVYTVSELNEGIKEVLESEFFTLHVQGEISNYKRHTSGHWYFTLKDAHSQLRAVFFRQWNRLLRFEPENGLEVRLRGRLSVYEPRGEYQIVVETVEPVGVGTLQLAFQQQVKRLSADGLFDEARKRSLPAYPRCIGIVTSPVGAVLRDMLQILLRRNPAINILIAPVRVQGNGAAGEIADAIRLLNRYAKQRGNQLDVIIVGRGGGSMEDLWAFNEEQVARAIFSSELPVVSAVGHETDYTIADFVADLRAPTPSAAAELVAVEASALIARFEALQENLRRATIYYLLRRRQQLRNLTESRGFTDAAQLVIDFAVRRRELEERAASALKENFRRAVWRLLDLQRRLSATDFRAPILLHQTKLVSLTQRLERALQRRVEREARKLAIAASKLDTLSPLSVLGRGYVLVKDDSGKLVTRAAQLSSSQNLKLRFEDGEAACQVVSV